ATCTACAGCGTAATATGTCTGTCCGTGTAGCTCCACATGAACGGGATAACGAAGAAACCGAAATTGAACAACGTGAAATATCAGACCAAAAAGCAAAATCCACGCTGTGCGTCTTTGCCAGGTGTAGGCGATGTTTTTAGCATAATGTAAGGCGGGTTTGCTCCCGTTAGAATGCCCAGAATTTGGCTGCGCTTGAAAAAGATAAACAATACCTATGATAGCGTGACAAAAAAACGGAAGAGCTAAAAAGAAGATTTCTATTATTTTAAGACCGGGAATCTGATGAAATTTACCCACAAGGTGAACAAATCCCTTTCCCTCTCCAAAATAAGAAGAAGCAAGCATATTCGTAAATATGTGCTCACAAAGAAACAACGTAAACGCAACTCCAGCTAGGGAGTGAACACAACGTAAAATAAAGCTAGTGTAGTACTTCCATGACTTCTGAG
This window of the Chlamydia sp. BM-2023 genome carries:
- a CDS encoding succinate dehydrogenase cytochrome b558 subunit — its product is MNEREACSEVTQKSWKYYTSFILRCVHSLAGVAFTLFLCEHIFTNMLASSYFGEGKGFVHLVGKFHQIPGLKIIEIFFLALPFFCHAIIGIVYLFQAQPNSGHSNGSKPALHYAKNIAYTWQRRTAWILLFGLIFHVVQFRFLRYPVHVELHGQTYYAVDIDTARYQAIVRGTRGFFTINFSDPKMETIRLDIDDLEGSEVERLSERHSYLLTPNVGTAFLYIVRDSLGSLWMAIFYTILVIAAAFHGFNGLWTFCSRWGVVISLRLQALLRNLCYFAMVVVSAMGISLIWNLYSVA